The Staphylococcus carnosus genome has a segment encoding these proteins:
- a CDS encoding ferredoxin, with the protein MAKYTIVDMDTCIACGACGAAAPDIYDYDDEGIAYVILDDNEGTAEVPKELYEDMEDALEGCPTDSIKIADEPFDGDALKFE; encoded by the coding sequence TTGGCTAAATATACGATTGTAGATATGGATACTTGTATTGCATGTGGTGCTTGCGGTGCAGCAGCTCCAGATATTTATGACTACGATGATGAAGGCATCGCATACGTGATTCTTGATGATAATGAAGGTACTGCTGAAGTACCTAAAGAATTATATGAAGACATGGAAGATGCTCTAGAAGGTTGCCCTACTGATTCTATTAAAATAGCAGATGAGCCTTTCGATGGAGATGCTTTAAAATTCGAATAA
- a CDS encoding LysM peptidoglycan-binding domain-containing protein produces the protein MSNNNFKDDFERNRQSIDPSHTNEDQKTPEESVDSADSKETNNQEPKTGATHFPPRGSQRRRRRRRETATHKQEEGNKQEEVHTDEKQKAEEKNTSTNKNTSKDKGSDAAAASVGGGVVGKKLEQNHKKDSNDRKSKDDVGSLDDRSAVSNDSKDGKDNQKKSNNTGKKAAAAGAAGIVGGAAAKHQKDKNASANESESKTPKSKENDKAASTAAGSTAAKNENPDNNDSNEDNKKESPNKDKKHSKAGKAAAAGAAAIGGAAAGKAAKDHSKKENNKKNDKNESEDKNSENKSGKAAAAGTAAGAAGAASASSANASGSSGGNGGNGSGNGGDHGDGNGQEPKKSGGLKKLLPLLLGLLIIAAIAIFGGMALTNQGDHKDDSDNKTADHSKTNKNKDDAKDKSSASKDKDSKSKDNAKNSQDNNAQSDDTANNDNNNENADSNDSANQNDANNSDNANNQNGYNQDQQGVQNQQNDQYNQNNQNQNQNTQAQQGGQTHTVYGKENLYRIAIRYYGEGTQANVDKIKRANGLNSNNISNGQQLVIPQ, from the coding sequence TTGTCTAATAATAATTTTAAAGACGATTTTGAACGGAATCGTCAATCAATTGATCCTTCCCATACTAACGAAGATCAAAAAACACCAGAAGAATCAGTAGATTCAGCTGATTCAAAAGAGACAAATAATCAAGAGCCTAAAACGGGAGCAACTCATTTTCCTCCAAGAGGGTCACAACGCAGACGTCGTAGAAGAAGAGAGACGGCTACTCACAAACAAGAAGAAGGTAACAAGCAAGAAGAAGTACATACAGATGAAAAACAAAAAGCTGAAGAAAAAAATACTTCTACTAATAAAAACACTTCTAAAGATAAGGGCAGTGACGCAGCAGCTGCAAGTGTTGGTGGTGGCGTTGTTGGAAAAAAACTGGAACAAAATCACAAAAAAGATTCCAATGACAGAAAAAGTAAGGACGACGTTGGAAGTTTAGATGATCGTTCAGCTGTTTCTAATGACAGCAAAGATGGAAAAGATAATCAAAAGAAATCAAATAATACAGGCAAAAAAGCTGCAGCTGCAGGAGCAGCAGGAATAGTAGGCGGAGCTGCTGCTAAACATCAAAAAGATAAAAATGCATCAGCCAATGAATCTGAAAGCAAAACGCCAAAGTCAAAAGAAAATGATAAAGCTGCCAGCACTGCAGCTGGAAGTACAGCTGCAAAAAATGAAAATCCCGATAATAATGATTCAAATGAAGATAACAAAAAAGAATCACCAAATAAAGACAAAAAACACAGCAAGGCTGGTAAAGCCGCTGCTGCGGGTGCTGCAGCAATAGGCGGAGCTGCAGCAGGAAAAGCTGCTAAAGATCATTCTAAAAAAGAAAATAATAAAAAGAATGATAAAAATGAAAGCGAAGATAAAAATAGTGAAAATAAATCCGGAAAAGCTGCAGCTGCGGGTACCGCAGCAGGTGCTGCTGGAGCTGCTAGTGCATCTTCTGCAAATGCCTCAGGTAGTAGCGGCGGTAATGGCGGTAACGGTTCAGGAAATGGTGGCGACCATGGTGACGGCAACGGCCAGGAACCTAAAAAGTCAGGCGGCTTAAAAAAATTATTACCATTGTTATTAGGTTTACTAATCATTGCTGCTATTGCTATTTTCGGTGGCATGGCTTTAACAAACCAAGGCGACCATAAAGACGACAGCGATAATAAAACAGCAGATCACTCTAAAACAAATAAAAATAAAGATGATGCAAAAGATAAATCATCTGCAAGCAAAGATAAAGACAGCAAGTCTAAAGATAATGCAAAAAATTCTCAAGATAACAATGCGCAATCTGATGATACTGCAAACAATGATAATAATAATGAAAATGCAGATTCGAATGATTCAGCAAATCAAAATGATGCTAATAATTCAGATAATGCAAATAATCAAAATGGTTACAATCAAGATCAACAAGGCGTACAAAATCAACAAAATGATCAATATAATCAAAATAACCAAAATCAAAACCAAAATACACAAGCACAACAAGGCGGTCAAACACATACTGTTTATGGTAAAGAAAATCTTTATCGTATCGCAATCCGTTACTACGGAGAAGGCACACAAGCAAATGTGGATAAAATCAAACGTGCAAACGGTTTAAACAGTAATAATATTTCAAATGGCCAACAACTTGTGATTCCTCAATAA
- a CDS encoding RecQ family ATP-dependent DNA helicase: MLQKALQDWFGFDTFNPGQEGIIQSVLDKQNTLGILPTGSGKSLCYQLPTYINQKPTLIISPLISLMDDQVMQMKKKGERSVCYVHSGMSLEEKKKNLKFIKKAKFIFLSPEFILNRDNINYLRDIDLGLIVLDEAHCITEWGYDFRPHYALVGKITKRFPNATVLALTATAPKHLKEDLNEVVGTQFHEIKTKMDRSNISLTHLNFDNDNDKMIWLLENINHSGPTIIYVSSKKKCRELAQEIYKAGFLTGIYHGDMSYQERQTVQQQFIQNDIPIVVATSAFGMGINKPDIRTVIHFHLPTSPSSYIQEIGRAGRDGAYSQAISLYQSDDAFLLETLLFADMITDADIDAYKNGMALPDEKQSIIDILHLSYSVEEIQKIFQRSEYRKKEGYIRMLGYKNLTTCRREYLMSYFGESIQKPESCCDNDEINERIDIRNPKKVTRKMDYLEKLNQIFIQN; encoded by the coding sequence ATGTTACAAAAAGCATTACAAGATTGGTTCGGGTTTGATACATTCAATCCTGGCCAAGAAGGAATCATTCAGAGTGTCCTAGATAAGCAAAACACTTTAGGCATTTTACCAACTGGCAGCGGAAAGAGTTTATGCTATCAGCTTCCAACTTATATCAATCAAAAACCTACATTAATTATTTCTCCTTTAATATCTTTAATGGACGATCAAGTCATGCAAATGAAGAAAAAAGGTGAACGCTCTGTTTGTTATGTTCATTCTGGAATGAGTTTAGAAGAAAAGAAGAAAAACCTTAAATTTATAAAAAAAGCAAAATTTATCTTTTTAAGTCCTGAGTTTATTTTAAATCGCGATAATATTAATTATTTACGAGATATAGACTTAGGGTTAATAGTTTTAGATGAAGCACACTGTATTACAGAGTGGGGATATGATTTTAGACCCCATTATGCATTAGTGGGTAAAATTACGAAGCGCTTTCCTAATGCAACTGTCTTGGCTTTAACAGCTACAGCACCAAAACATCTTAAAGAAGATTTGAATGAAGTGGTAGGTACGCAATTTCATGAAATCAAAACGAAAATGGATCGCAGCAATATCTCCTTAACGCATCTCAACTTCGATAACGATAATGATAAAATGATTTGGCTTTTAGAAAATATCAACCATAGCGGACCTACGATTATTTATGTATCCTCTAAGAAAAAATGTCGTGAACTTGCGCAAGAAATATATAAAGCTGGTTTTTTAACTGGTATATATCATGGGGATATGTCCTACCAAGAACGACAAACAGTTCAACAACAATTTATTCAAAATGATATTCCTATAGTAGTGGCAACTAGTGCCTTTGGAATGGGGATTAATAAACCAGACATAAGAACAGTCATACACTTCCATCTTCCCACTAGCCCATCAAGTTATATTCAAGAAATTGGCAGGGCAGGCAGAGATGGTGCTTATAGCCAAGCAATCAGTTTATATCAATCAGATGATGCATTTCTATTAGAAACATTGCTTTTTGCAGACATGATTACAGATGCAGATATTGATGCATATAAAAATGGTATGGCTTTACCTGATGAAAAACAAAGCATTATTGATATTTTACATCTCAGTTATTCTGTTGAAGAAATCCAAAAAATATTCCAACGTTCAGAATATCGTAAAAAAGAAGGTTATATCAGAATGTTAGGTTACAAAAATCTTACAACTTGCAGAAGAGAATATTTGATGTCGTATTTCGGTGAAAGCATACAAAAACCTGAATCATGCTGTGATAATGATGAAATAAATGAAAGGATAGATATCAGAAATCCTAAAAAAGTCACACGAAAAATGGACTATTTAGAAAAACTCAATCAAATTTTCATACAAAATTAA
- a CDS encoding ECF transporter S component — MNQQKNKRLIIISMMSAIAFILMFIKFPLPFLPPYLTLDFSDVPALLATFLFGPVAGVIVELIKNLLNFLFNMGDPIGPVANFAAAVSFLLTAFYVSKLIKGKLNIVIGLIAGTLVMTLILSILNYFVLLPLYGMIMNLSDVVKNLKIIIVSGIIPFNIIKGIAVSAIFLLLYKRLKKALNY, encoded by the coding sequence ATGAATCAGCAAAAAAACAAACGCTTAATCATTATAAGTATGATGAGTGCAATTGCGTTTATTTTGATGTTTATCAAATTTCCGCTGCCATTTTTGCCGCCATACTTAACATTGGATTTCAGTGATGTTCCAGCATTGCTTGCAACATTTCTGTTTGGACCCGTTGCGGGGGTTATTGTAGAACTTATTAAAAATTTGCTTAACTTCCTTTTCAATATGGGTGATCCGATTGGACCCGTTGCAAACTTTGCAGCAGCAGTCAGTTTTTTACTTACTGCATTTTATGTAAGTAAATTAATTAAAGGTAAATTGAACATAGTTATCGGCTTGATTGCAGGTACATTAGTAATGACTTTAATATTGAGTATTTTAAACTACTTTGTATTATTACCTTTATATGGAATGATTATGAATCTTTCAGATGTAGTGAAAAATTTAAAAATAATTATCGTATCAGGTATTATTCCATTTAATATTATAAAAGGAATAGCGGTATCAGCCATTTTCCTTTTACTATATAAACGATTAAAAAAAGCATTGAATTATTAA
- a CDS encoding helix-turn-helix domain-containing protein: MIDLKEIIQYIKTHAYHYKTDKSLYNIIVGAKTHQTYFDACSQQLLSLYHSHPNLKYPSFERIFKDSNVYNNNVSKTLKVTPRYTFESIQQTFQVIQLLTQTISNHQHQSLSFIPVSQIDKVQRKAKNLYYEILNNDEEKLFKEEIYTLFASINSYNELSILHYFLQGYEETMYTNQQVGMIELISEEELIRLKMNDLVEMMNQIENKEKFKILHKTIILPELSQNAFETYQYLKNDKTMKEISVIENVKENTIEDHVLELFIKGYLSDYHLYINQTFYSSFKSFYQNNKEERLKVFKSKFPEHSYFDIKLAIVRFSREG; the protein is encoded by the coding sequence ATGATTGATTTGAAAGAAATTATCCAATACATAAAAACACATGCTTATCACTATAAAACTGATAAAAGTCTTTATAATATAATCGTTGGTGCTAAAACACATCAAACTTATTTTGATGCATGTAGCCAACAACTTTTATCATTATATCACAGTCATCCAAATTTAAAATATCCATCATTCGAACGAATATTCAAAGATTCTAATGTATATAATAACAATGTCAGTAAAACATTAAAAGTAACACCGCGTTATACTTTTGAAAGTATTCAACAGACATTTCAGGTGATTCAGTTGTTAACTCAAACCATTTCTAATCATCAGCATCAATCTTTATCATTCATACCTGTATCACAAATTGACAAAGTTCAAAGGAAAGCTAAGAACCTTTATTATGAAATATTAAATAATGATGAAGAAAAATTGTTTAAAGAAGAAATATACACTCTATTTGCATCTATCAATTCCTACAATGAATTATCAATTCTGCATTATTTTTTACAAGGGTATGAAGAAACAATGTATACGAATCAACAGGTGGGAATGATTGAATTAATTTCAGAGGAAGAATTAATAAGATTAAAAATGAATGATTTAGTTGAAATGATGAATCAAATTGAAAACAAGGAAAAATTCAAAATATTACATAAAACAATTATTTTGCCGGAACTTTCGCAAAATGCATTTGAAACTTATCAATACCTTAAAAATGATAAGACTATGAAGGAAATCTCTGTTATTGAAAATGTAAAGGAAAATACAATTGAAGATCATGTGCTCGAACTTTTTATAAAAGGTTATCTTTCTGATTATCATTTGTATATTAATCAAACATTTTATTCTTCATTTAAATCCTTTTATCAAAATAATAAAGAAGAGCGTTTAAAAGTATTTAAGTCAAAGTTTCCAGAACACAGTTATTTCGATATTAAATTAGCTATCGTGCGTTTTTCTAGGGAGGGGTGA
- the scpB gene encoding SMC-Scp complex subunit ScpB, with amino-acid sequence MALELNGILEGLLYTAGDEGLEADQLTDILEISEETLKEMAATYDSQGLVIQQYGSTYVLTTKSEVAPYVEKLVKNQSNMKLSQAAMEVLSIIAYNQPVTRSDIEIIRGINSDGAAKTLIARGLVEAKVEDNSRSQQLYTTPLFLNVFGMTNLDELPTTEEEEEEIESFFNNLINQKGDNNE; translated from the coding sequence ATGGCATTGGAGCTTAACGGAATACTTGAAGGGTTATTATATACAGCGGGTGATGAAGGATTGGAAGCTGACCAGCTCACTGATATTTTAGAGATTTCAGAAGAAACCTTAAAAGAAATGGCTGCAACTTATGATTCTCAAGGCTTAGTAATTCAACAATATGGATCTACATATGTTTTAACAACAAAATCAGAAGTTGCACCTTATGTAGAAAAACTGGTAAAAAATCAATCAAATATGAAACTGTCACAAGCTGCAATGGAAGTATTATCAATTATCGCTTATAATCAACCAGTAACCAGAAGCGATATTGAAATAATACGCGGCATTAATTCAGATGGTGCAGCTAAAACATTAATCGCGAGAGGATTAGTTGAAGCAAAAGTTGAAGATAATTCTCGCAGTCAGCAACTTTATACAACACCTTTATTCTTAAATGTTTTTGGTATGACAAATTTGGATGAACTTCCAACTACAGAAGAAGAGGAAGAAGAAATCGAATCATTTTTCAATAATCTGATTAACCAAAAAGGAGATAATAATGAGTAA
- a CDS encoding DUF309 domain-containing protein — MNKLEEALLSFYYQFHAQQHYFLCHDILEDAWKKQPFFSKEDAVVSLILCATGCYHFRRGNCKGASTLFKRAYRVANLILKNIENLGLSSQKYLTLLTQLKKQATQNCPFQVIELPLLESTKKKLKSKFPDYQLMTKINDSPYIYDHHLLRDRHAVELARNDALKRRKLK; from the coding sequence GTGAATAAATTGGAAGAAGCGCTTTTGTCATTTTATTATCAATTTCATGCTCAACAACATTACTTTTTATGTCATGACATTTTAGAAGATGCTTGGAAAAAACAGCCTTTCTTTTCAAAAGAGGATGCAGTAGTAAGCTTAATTTTATGTGCTACCGGCTGTTATCATTTTAGAAGAGGCAACTGCAAAGGTGCATCCACACTATTTAAGCGTGCTTATCGTGTAGCAAATCTTATTTTGAAAAATATAGAGAATTTAGGATTAAGCTCTCAAAAATATTTAACTTTACTAACTCAGTTAAAAAAACAAGCAACTCAAAATTGTCCATTCCAAGTTATAGAATTACCTTTATTGGAATCCACAAAAAAGAAATTGAAATCAAAATTTCCTGATTATCAATTGATGACGAAAATAAATGACTCTCCTTATATTTACGATCATCATTTATTACGAGATCGCCATGCAGTTGAACTTGCTCGAAATGACGCATTAAAAAGACGTAAATTAAAATAA
- a CDS encoding response regulator yields MTKILVVDDEERIRRLLKLYLERESFDIEEAQDGKEALDMALNTDYACILLDLMLPELDGIEVANRLREYKDTPIIMLTAKGEETNRVEGFESGADDYIVKPFSPREVVLRVKALLRRTLTATSEQNEPHARDLIEFKHLVIDNDAHRVLADGTQVNLTPKEYELLIFLAKTPNKVFDREQLLKDVWHYEFYGDLRTVDTHVKRLREKLNRVSSDAAHMIQTVWGVGYKFEVNNNDETTQ; encoded by the coding sequence ATGACAAAAATACTTGTCGTTGATGATGAAGAAAGAATTCGAAGACTGCTTAAATTATATTTAGAAAGAGAATCTTTTGATATCGAAGAAGCTCAAGACGGCAAAGAAGCATTAGATATGGCATTAAACACTGATTATGCTTGTATCTTATTAGACTTAATGCTTCCCGAATTAGATGGTATTGAAGTTGCAAACCGTTTAAGAGAGTACAAAGATACACCGATTATTATGTTAACAGCAAAAGGTGAAGAAACAAATCGTGTAGAAGGATTCGAATCAGGTGCAGATGATTATATTGTCAAACCTTTTTCTCCACGCGAAGTAGTATTACGAGTTAAAGCTTTGCTTAGACGCACATTAACAGCAACTTCAGAACAAAATGAGCCTCACGCAAGAGACTTAATTGAATTTAAGCACCTTGTCATTGATAATGATGCGCATCGTGTACTTGCTGATGGTACTCAAGTCAACTTAACACCTAAAGAATATGAACTATTAATATTCTTAGCCAAAACACCTAACAAAGTTTTTGATCGCGAACAATTATTAAAAGATGTCTGGCATTATGAATTCTATGGAGACTTGCGTACTGTAGATACTCATGTTAAACGTCTTAGAGAAAAGTTAAACCGTGTATCCTCTGATGCAGCACATATGATTCAAACTGTATGGGGTGTCGGCTATAAATTTGAGGTCAACAATAATGATGAAACGACTCAATAG
- a CDS encoding pseudouridine synthase, translating into MSKELERLQKRIANSGYTSRRKAETLIVEGKVKVNGETVTELGTKVKPSDNVEVEGVKLEQEDKLYILFYKPAQVITSVSDDRGRTVVTDYFDDLETRIYPVGRLDYDTSGLLLLTNDGEFTNLMTHPRYKIKKKYVAKLKGYLMRDEVKALEKGIQLEDGKTHPAEVKIKNQNKEKNTTVVEITISEGRNRQVRRMFEHFGHEVSKLSRVELADFLTLKGLNAGEGRVLTPHEVKKLRNLAENG; encoded by the coding sequence ATGAGTAAAGAATTAGAAAGATTACAAAAAAGAATTGCAAATAGCGGTTATACTTCAAGAAGAAAAGCTGAAACTTTAATTGTTGAAGGCAAAGTTAAAGTAAATGGCGAAACTGTAACAGAATTAGGTACAAAAGTTAAACCATCGGACAATGTTGAAGTTGAAGGCGTTAAACTAGAACAAGAAGATAAATTGTATATTTTGTTTTATAAACCAGCTCAAGTTATTACGAGTGTTTCGGATGACAGAGGCAGAACTGTGGTAACAGATTATTTCGATGACTTAGAAACACGTATTTATCCAGTAGGCAGATTAGATTACGACACTTCAGGACTTTTATTGTTAACAAATGATGGTGAGTTCACTAATTTAATGACACATCCGAGATATAAAATTAAGAAAAAGTACGTCGCTAAATTAAAAGGATACTTGATGCGTGATGAAGTGAAAGCACTTGAAAAAGGTATACAATTAGAAGATGGTAAAACACATCCAGCAGAAGTTAAAATTAAAAATCAAAATAAAGAAAAGAATACTACTGTTGTAGAAATCACGATTTCAGAGGGCAGAAACCGCCAAGTACGACGTATGTTCGAACATTTCGGTCATGAAGTATCGAAATTATCTCGTGTGGAACTAGCAGATTTCCTTACACTTAAAGGTTTAAATGCTGGAGAAGGGCGTGTATTGACTCCTCATGAAGTTAAAAAACTTAGAAATTTAGCTGAAAATGGTTAA
- a CDS encoding segregation and condensation protein A: MYEVKLDAFNGPLDLLLHLIHKYEIDIYDIPMKALTEQYMNYIHAMKKLEINIASEYLVVASELLMIKSKMLLPQHDTEMDDEIEDPREDLVGRLIEYQNYKEYTEFLNELKEQREQFYSKHPTDLSHLESIETWDDSQTIDLTELIMAYQRIKTRTSFNTPKSVTIQKETFTIEQASKQVTEKLAVSNSINFFSLFTFKENTEEIVTHFLAILEMSKTGIIQINQVKDFADINITRGVNYGIGA, from the coding sequence ATGTACGAAGTTAAACTAGATGCTTTTAATGGTCCTTTGGATTTATTACTCCATCTAATACATAAGTATGAAATCGATATTTATGATATCCCGATGAAAGCTTTAACAGAACAATATATGAACTATATTCATGCAATGAAAAAACTAGAAATTAATATAGCGAGTGAATATCTAGTAGTGGCTTCTGAATTATTGATGATTAAAAGTAAAATGCTTTTACCACAACATGATACTGAAATGGATGATGAAATAGAGGATCCAAGAGAAGACTTGGTTGGTCGTTTAATAGAGTATCAAAATTATAAAGAATATACAGAATTTCTGAATGAACTTAAAGAACAGCGCGAACAATTTTACAGCAAACATCCTACTGATTTAAGCCATTTAGAATCCATAGAAACTTGGGATGATTCTCAAACAATTGATTTAACAGAATTAATTATGGCTTATCAAAGAATCAAAACAAGAACATCTTTCAACACACCTAAAAGTGTTACAATCCAAAAAGAAACTTTTACGATTGAACAAGCATCTAAACAAGTCACTGAAAAACTTGCAGTTTCTAACTCCATTAACTTTTTTAGTTTGTTTACTTTTAAAGAAAATACAGAGGAAATCGTTACACATTTCTTGGCGATATTAGAAATGTCGAAAACGGGAATCATACAAATTAACCAAGTTAAAGATTTTGCAGACATTAACATTACTAGAGGTGTAAATTATGGCATTGGAGCTTAA
- a CDS encoding ATP-binding protein, translating to MKRLNSVVIKLWLTIILIVTTVLILLSAALITFIQNYYTQDTEQSLIKDAERISILLEESDNKSLAIKHSKALIEGPSGLIIMKNKNDEFYNSHSKLKNEMMNVITKNSKYQKVFTDNKKISQHIKLKVDGKVRTYVLLGYPTKIDANNPHGAVFIYQDLKSIDDTNNVITIIILVTAVIFLIITTVFAFFLSSRITKPLRQLRTQALNLSEGDYSQVNDINSKDEIGELAHSFNIMSSDIQRHIDEISASKNIRDSLINSMVEGVLGINEKREIILSNEMAKKMSEQLRTTKKEQFTEQMDRTFKEKEIQFQDYEVNNRFYVVIMSYIEQFQPNQSGVVAIIRDMTNEHQLDQMKKDFIANVSHELRTPIALLQGYTESIVDGVVSEPDEIRDSLSIVLDETQRLNRLVNELLNVARMDAEGLSVNKEVQPIDPLLERMQMKYRQQAEDLQIDINLAPNTEGQLWYYDTDRMEQVLTNLVDNASRYTSPGDAIKISTSESDKYDILYVTDTGSGIAPEHIDLVFDRFYKVDASRKRGKEGTGLGLFICRMIIEAQGGTIDLKSRLGEGTTFIIKLPKPPENI from the coding sequence ATGAAACGACTCAATAGTGTCGTGATAAAACTGTGGTTAACTATAATTCTTATAGTAACGACAGTTTTAATTTTACTAAGTGCGGCATTAATCACATTTATTCAAAATTATTATACGCAAGATACTGAACAATCCTTAATAAAAGATGCAGAACGAATTAGCATTTTACTAGAAGAATCAGATAATAAGTCATTAGCAATTAAACATAGCAAGGCATTGATTGAAGGTCCTAGCGGTTTAATTATTATGAAAAATAAGAATGATGAATTTTATAATTCTCACTCTAAATTAAAAAATGAAATGATGAATGTTATCACTAAAAACTCGAAATATCAAAAAGTGTTTACTGATAATAAAAAAATATCTCAGCATATTAAATTAAAGGTCGATGGAAAAGTTAGAACATACGTATTGCTCGGCTATCCGACAAAAATTGATGCAAATAACCCCCATGGTGCTGTATTCATATATCAAGATCTTAAGAGTATAGATGATACTAATAATGTCATTACTATCATTATTTTAGTAACAGCTGTAATTTTCTTAATTATTACTACTGTTTTTGCATTCTTTTTATCATCACGTATTACTAAACCGCTTCGCCAATTACGTACTCAAGCCTTAAATCTTTCCGAAGGTGACTATTCACAAGTCAACGATATCAATTCAAAAGATGAAATAGGTGAGTTAGCGCACTCATTCAATATAATGAGCAGCGATATTCAAAGACATATCGATGAAATATCAGCATCTAAGAACATCAGAGACAGCCTTATTAATTCAATGGTAGAAGGCGTATTAGGTATCAATGAAAAAAGAGAAATCATTCTATCAAATGAAATGGCCAAAAAAATGTCAGAACAACTTCGAACAACTAAAAAAGAACAATTTACTGAACAAATGGACCGTACATTTAAAGAAAAAGAAATTCAATTCCAAGATTATGAAGTAAATAACCGATTCTATGTCGTCATCATGAGTTACATCGAACAATTCCAACCTAACCAAAGCGGCGTTGTAGCGATTATTCGAGACATGACCAATGAACATCAGTTGGATCAAATGAAAAAAGACTTTATAGCCAATGTATCACACGAATTGCGCACACCAATTGCTTTATTACAAGGTTACACAGAATCAATAGTGGATGGAGTTGTCTCAGAACCTGATGAAATCAGAGACTCCCTTTCTATCGTTCTTGATGAAACACAACGTTTAAATCGACTTGTGAATGAATTATTAAATGTAGCAAGAATGGATGCAGAAGGCTTATCAGTTAACAAAGAAGTACAACCTATCGATCCATTATTAGAGCGGATGCAAATGAAATATCGACAACAAGCAGAAGATTTACAAATCGATATTAATCTGGCTCCTAATACGGAAGGGCAACTTTGGTATTATGACACAGATAGAATGGAACAAGTTTTAACAAATTTAGTAGATAATGCATCTCGTTATACTTCGCCAGGAGATGCTATTAAAATCAGCACATCAGAATCTGATAAATACGATATTTTGTATGTGACAGATACAGGCAGTGGTATTGCCCCTGAACATATTGATTTAGTATTTGATAGATTTTATAAAGTTGATGCTTCTCGTAAACGCGGTAAAGAAGGAACGGGGTTAGGACTCTTTATTTGTCGTATGATTATTGAAGCTCAAGGTGGAACAATTGATTTAAAAAGCCGTTTAGGAGAAGGTACTACATTTATTATTAAATTGCCTAAACCACCCGAAAATATTTAA